From Microbacterium croceum, a single genomic window includes:
- a CDS encoding small multidrug efflux protein, producing the protein MNLIDTFQNLVAQVPDLVQPLIVALAGAIPFIEGEGAAGIGIIGGIPPVIAAIAAMIGNFVCVAILVLASSGARQAIVNRSRSRESVVVGGGAPLVDETPSVDAGHRTARTEKFQRAFERYGVPGVSLLGPLLLPTHFTATMLAAAGIGKARILLWQAVAIVGWTTVVSVIIGGAVYAVS; encoded by the coding sequence ATGAACCTCATCGACACCTTCCAGAACCTGGTCGCCCAGGTCCCGGATCTCGTGCAGCCGCTCATCGTCGCTCTCGCCGGTGCCATCCCGTTCATCGAGGGCGAGGGCGCGGCGGGGATCGGGATCATCGGCGGCATCCCGCCTGTGATCGCCGCCATCGCCGCGATGATCGGGAACTTCGTCTGCGTCGCGATCCTCGTGCTCGCCAGCTCCGGAGCCCGGCAGGCGATCGTCAACCGCTCTCGCAGCCGCGAGTCCGTGGTCGTCGGCGGCGGAGCGCCGCTGGTCGACGAGACGCCCTCTGTGGATGCCGGACACCGCACCGCCCGCACGGAGAAGTTCCAGCGCGCATTCGAGCGCTACGGCGTGCCCGGAGTGAGCCTGCTCGGCCCGCTCCTGCTCCCCACGCACTTCACCGCGACGATGCTCGCGGCAGCCGGAATCGGCAAGGCGCGCATCCTCCTCTGGCAGGCGGTCGCGATCGTCGGCTGGACCACGGTCGTCTCCGTCATCATCGGCGGCGCGGTCTACGCCGTGAGCTGA